In the Loxodonta africana isolate mLoxAfr1 chromosome 1, mLoxAfr1.hap2, whole genome shotgun sequence genome, one interval contains:
- the MDFI gene encoding myoD family inhibitor isoform X2, translating to MSQVSGPRSPHCDAPHGAPSAAPDPAQTPSLLPGLEVVTESAHPAEAAPEEGSLEEAAPPMPQGNGPGAPQALDSTDLDVPTEAVTRQPQGNPLGCTPLLPNGSGHPSELSDARRVGNGALGGPKAHRKLQTHPSLASQGSKKSKGSTKSAAPQIPLQAQEDCCVHCILSCLFCEFLTLCNIVLDCATCGSCSSEDSCLCCCCCGSGECADCDLPCDLDCGILDACCESADCLEICMECCGLCFSS from the exons CCCAGACCCCATCCCTCCTCCCTGGGTTGGAGGTAGTAACAGAATCTGCTCACCCTGCGGAGGCAGCTCCAGAGGAGGGCTCCCTGGAGGAGGCAGCGCCCCCCATGCCCCAAGGCAATGGCCCTGGGGCCCCCCAGGCCCTGGACAGCACTGACCTCGATGTCCCCACAGAAGCTGTGACAC GCCAGCCTCAGGGGAACCCCCTGGGCTGCACCCCACTACTGCCGAACGGCTCTGGCCACCCCTCGGAGCTGAGTGACGCCAGGCGGGTGGGGAATGGTGCCCTGGGTGGCCCCAAGGCCCACCGGAAGTTGCAGACCCACCCATCTCTTGCCAGCCAGGGCAGCAAGAAGAGCAAGGGCAGCACGAAATCTGCCGCTCCCCAGATCCCCCTCCAGGCGCAGGAAG ACTGCTGCGTCCACTGCATCCTGTCCTGCCTGTTCTGCGAGTTCTTGACGCTGTGCAACATTGTCCTGGACTGCGCCACCTGCGGCTCCTGCAGCTCTGAGGACTCGTGcctctgctgttgctgctgtgGCTCCGGGGAGTGCGCTGACTGCGACCTGCCCTGTGACCTGGACTGCGGCATCCTGGACGCCTGCTGCGAGTCCGCAGACTGCCTAGAGATCTGCATGGAGTGCTGTGGGCTCTGCTTCTCCTCCTGA
- the MDFI gene encoding myoD family inhibitor isoform X1 codes for MEPPAQPQTQVGSGLETEAGPEWAQTPSLLPGLEVVTESAHPAEAAPEEGSLEEAAPPMPQGNGPGAPQALDSTDLDVPTEAVTRQPQGNPLGCTPLLPNGSGHPSELSDARRVGNGALGGPKAHRKLQTHPSLASQGSKKSKGSTKSAAPQIPLQAQEDCCVHCILSCLFCEFLTLCNIVLDCATCGSCSSEDSCLCCCCCGSGECADCDLPCDLDCGILDACCESADCLEICMECCGLCFSS; via the exons CCCAGACCCCATCCCTCCTCCCTGGGTTGGAGGTAGTAACAGAATCTGCTCACCCTGCGGAGGCAGCTCCAGAGGAGGGCTCCCTGGAGGAGGCAGCGCCCCCCATGCCCCAAGGCAATGGCCCTGGGGCCCCCCAGGCCCTGGACAGCACTGACCTCGATGTCCCCACAGAAGCTGTGACAC GCCAGCCTCAGGGGAACCCCCTGGGCTGCACCCCACTACTGCCGAACGGCTCTGGCCACCCCTCGGAGCTGAGTGACGCCAGGCGGGTGGGGAATGGTGCCCTGGGTGGCCCCAAGGCCCACCGGAAGTTGCAGACCCACCCATCTCTTGCCAGCCAGGGCAGCAAGAAGAGCAAGGGCAGCACGAAATCTGCCGCTCCCCAGATCCCCCTCCAGGCGCAGGAAG ACTGCTGCGTCCACTGCATCCTGTCCTGCCTGTTCTGCGAGTTCTTGACGCTGTGCAACATTGTCCTGGACTGCGCCACCTGCGGCTCCTGCAGCTCTGAGGACTCGTGcctctgctgttgctgctgtgGCTCCGGGGAGTGCGCTGACTGCGACCTGCCCTGTGACCTGGACTGCGGCATCCTGGACGCCTGCTGCGAGTCCGCAGACTGCCTAGAGATCTGCATGGAGTGCTGTGGGCTCTGCTTCTCCTCCTGA